Proteins from one Algicella marina genomic window:
- the msrA gene encoding peptide-methionine (S)-S-oxide reductase MsrA yields MRTTALTALALLTLTSAAKAEDLQKAVVAGGCFWCVESDFDAVEGVTETISGYAGGTVENPSYKQVVQGGTGHAEAVEITYDADIISYEDLLHVFWRTVDPTDAGGQFCDRGDSYRTAVFITDPAQRAIAEASRAEAEAALGQQVVTEIAEITTFYPAEDYHQDFYLKSPLRYKTYRQGCRRDDRVEQLWGDEARNHGS; encoded by the coding sequence ATGCGCACCACCGCCCTCACTGCCCTTGCCCTGCTCACCCTCACCTCCGCGGCCAAGGCCGAAGACCTTCAGAAGGCCGTCGTCGCAGGTGGATGTTTCTGGTGCGTGGAAAGCGATTTCGACGCAGTCGAAGGCGTAACCGAAACAATCTCCGGCTACGCCGGTGGCACGGTCGAGAACCCCAGTTACAAGCAGGTTGTTCAGGGGGGCACCGGTCATGCCGAAGCTGTTGAAATCACTTACGATGCCGACATCATATCCTACGAGGATCTGCTACACGTCTTCTGGCGAACGGTCGATCCCACCGACGCCGGTGGCCAGTTCTGCGATCGTGGCGATAGCTACCGCACGGCAGTTTTCATCACCGACCCGGCCCAGAGAGCGATCGCCGAAGCTTCCCGCGCTGAGGCGGAGGCTGCCCTTGGCCAACAGGTCGTGACCGAAATAGCAGAGATTACAACGTTCTATCCGGCGGAGGACTACCATCAGGACTTCTACCTCAAGAGTCCGCTACGCTACAAAACCTATCGACAGGGTTGCCGCCGCGATGACCGGGTAGAGCAACTTTGGGGTGACGAAGCGCGCAACCACGGCAGTTGA
- a CDS encoding LysM peptidoglycan-binding domain-containing protein — MRAFSVAIMLFLAAVVPAASDDACPAHVVEPGDTLGNVALRYYGTRAQVKLLHDRNRNIIGPDLNRISPGQRLLLPCDDDSGLLSDAADIDAVEKPDPAAASSGEHVVSASFDDAAGTGAAVGETEEQVQDEAPSNVLTILAGGPFPPFAGEDLPGGGMIVELLEMVLQVSGETDYTLGFVNDRDAALDFVLPKGGFGLALPWVFPDCGAEVLEARDASLCKEFVASDGFYEFVTEFYARADSEFSSVVLPGGLTDTRLCRPQGHPLKDLVASGLLPGRLTLVQAADPEACLRALDAGEVDVASMDAAVTRALVDRIEIRNPIVVLENLTVVDRLRVLALRGDPESDERMTRINAGLQVLSEDGRWFGIVSRHLRGDRAKVN; from the coding sequence ATGCGTGCATTTTCTGTGGCAATCATGCTGTTTCTGGCTGCCGTGGTTCCGGCAGCCTCTGACGACGCCTGCCCGGCGCATGTCGTCGAACCCGGTGACACGTTGGGCAATGTGGCGCTCCGCTACTACGGCACGCGCGCGCAGGTGAAGCTGCTTCACGATCGCAATCGAAACATCATCGGCCCGGACCTGAACCGGATCTCGCCCGGGCAGAGGCTATTGCTGCCCTGTGATGACGATTCCGGGCTGCTGTCGGATGCGGCAGACATCGACGCTGTAGAAAAGCCTGACCCTGCTGCAGCTTCGAGCGGGGAACATGTGGTTTCCGCTTCTTTCGATGATGCTGCCGGGACTGGAGCCGCAGTTGGGGAAACTGAAGAGCAGGTGCAGGACGAGGCGCCGAGCAACGTGCTCACAATTCTCGCTGGAGGGCCGTTTCCACCGTTTGCGGGTGAAGACTTGCCGGGCGGCGGCATGATTGTGGAATTGCTGGAAATGGTGCTGCAGGTATCCGGCGAAACAGATTACACGCTGGGCTTCGTCAATGACCGGGACGCAGCACTTGACTTCGTATTGCCGAAAGGTGGTTTCGGACTGGCCTTGCCGTGGGTCTTTCCCGACTGCGGTGCTGAAGTGCTGGAGGCGCGAGACGCATCACTGTGCAAAGAATTTGTGGCTTCTGACGGGTTCTATGAATTTGTCACGGAATTCTATGCGCGTGCGGACAGCGAATTTTCCTCCGTGGTGCTGCCGGGCGGGTTGACCGACACACGCCTCTGCCGGCCACAAGGACATCCGCTGAAGGACCTTGTGGCATCAGGCCTCTTGCCCGGGCGTCTGACATTGGTACAGGCAGCCGATCCGGAGGCCTGCCTTCGGGCTCTGGATGCCGGCGAGGTGGACGTTGCTTCCATGGATGCGGCGGTGACAAGGGCGCTCGTGGATCGTATCGAAATCCGCAATCCGATCGTCGTTCTGGAGAACCTTACCGTTGTCGACCGGCTGCGCGTGCTGGCTTTGCGGGGCGACCCGGAGTCGGACGAGCGAATGACGCGGATCAATGCCGGCCTGCAGGTTCTCAGTGAAGATGGACGCTGGTTCGGGATCGTCAGCCGACATTTGCGGGGAGACCGCGCAAAGGTGAATTGA
- the chrA gene encoding chromate efflux transporter — protein MSEEVGLRSALSVYLRIGLLSFGGPAGQIALMQEEIVERKGWVSPEGFQRGLNVAMLLPGPEAQQLATWLGWRLHGVVGGLAAGLAFIVPGAILMILLAWIAARFGDVPFVAAIFYGIQPAVLVLVLRALWAVANRALTGPFHWALAGAAFLGLWAFGLPFPLIVALAALAGWMMPHEDSGPEGMTAPVDRGYLMRIVGGFSAVILLVFLGFRFVFGPEPLDGVATLFTSAAFVSFGGAYALLPYVAERAVETYGWLTAAEMLNGLAIAEATPGPLILVNVYAGFFAGYDMGLGVLTASLACFYTFAPSFMLILAVAPYVEVLQKAAGMRRALVGVSAAVVGVILNLTVYLGQAAFLPAGWGAPEWPKILLFAGFVLLAFWRKIPILWLIGLGVASGLLLELTSTI, from the coding sequence GTGAGCGAAGAGGTGGGGCTGCGTTCCGCATTGTCGGTCTACCTGAGGATCGGTTTGCTGTCTTTCGGGGGGCCTGCAGGGCAGATCGCGCTGATGCAGGAAGAGATCGTCGAGCGGAAGGGCTGGGTTTCGCCGGAAGGCTTCCAGCGCGGGCTGAATGTGGCGATGTTGCTGCCGGGGCCGGAGGCGCAGCAACTGGCGACTTGGCTGGGTTGGCGATTGCACGGCGTGGTCGGCGGCCTGGCGGCAGGGCTGGCTTTCATTGTACCGGGTGCAATTTTGATGATCCTCCTCGCCTGGATCGCTGCGCGGTTCGGGGACGTGCCATTTGTGGCGGCGATATTCTACGGCATTCAGCCGGCGGTACTGGTGTTGGTGCTACGGGCGCTGTGGGCTGTGGCCAATCGCGCACTGACGGGGCCGTTTCACTGGGCTCTGGCGGGCGCTGCGTTCCTCGGGCTGTGGGCGTTCGGCTTGCCGTTTCCGCTGATCGTGGCTCTGGCGGCACTGGCTGGCTGGATGATGCCGCATGAAGACAGCGGGCCCGAAGGCATGACAGCGCCCGTGGACCGAGGCTATCTGATGCGGATCGTCGGAGGATTTTCGGCTGTTATCCTGTTGGTTTTTCTGGGGTTTCGGTTTGTCTTCGGGCCCGAGCCGCTGGACGGTGTGGCGACGCTGTTTACTTCCGCCGCATTTGTATCCTTCGGCGGCGCATACGCGCTGCTGCCCTATGTGGCCGAGCGCGCAGTGGAAACCTATGGATGGCTGACGGCTGCGGAAATGCTGAATGGGCTTGCGATTGCAGAGGCGACGCCGGGGCCGCTGATCCTCGTCAATGTCTATGCCGGGTTCTTTGCCGGGTACGATATGGGGCTGGGAGTGTTGACGGCTTCGCTGGCCTGTTTCTACACGTTCGCGCCGAGTTTCATGCTGATCCTTGCGGTCGCGCCCTATGTGGAGGTGCTGCAGAAGGCCGCGGGAATGCGGCGGGCGCTGGTTGGTGTTTCGGCCGCAGTTGTCGGCGTGATCCTGAATCTGACAGTCTATCTGGGGCAGGCGGCGTTTCTGCCCGCCGGCTGGGGGGCTCCGGAATGGCCGAAGATCCTGCTATTTGCCGGTTTTGTATTGCTGGCGTTCTGGCGCAAAATTCCGATCCTCTGGTTGATCGGCTTGGGCGTGGCGTCAGGGCTGTTGCTGGAGTTGACGAGCACAATATGA
- a CDS encoding DUF302 domain-containing protein: protein MKRLIFLVLTFCAGPALSGPLTERDGWEIMPTGKGFDALVEDVLAAVEGNGMGVVTQAGPTGAAKARGVDIPGNRVIGVFNNIVAVEVLGLSTAAMIEAPIRLYVTENEDETATLSYKTPSLVLAPYFEEGGARLEEIAGELDTVFDEIAADATE from the coding sequence ATGAAACGATTGATATTTCTTGTGCTGACTTTTTGTGCGGGACCCGCACTTTCGGGGCCGCTGACGGAGCGGGACGGCTGGGAGATAATGCCTACTGGCAAGGGGTTTGATGCGTTGGTGGAGGATGTGCTGGCGGCGGTTGAGGGGAACGGGATGGGGGTTGTTACCCAGGCCGGGCCTACGGGCGCGGCGAAGGCGCGAGGTGTCGATATACCAGGAAATCGAGTGATCGGGGTGTTCAACAACATTGTGGCGGTAGAGGTGCTGGGCTTGAGTACGGCAGCGATGATCGAGGCGCCGATCCGTCTGTATGTTACTGAAAATGAAGATGAAACCGCGACATTGAGTTACAAGACGCCGAGCCTGGTGCTGGCACCCTATTTCGAGGAAGGCGGGGCGAGGCTGGAGGAGATCGCGGGAGAACTCGACACGGTTTTTGACGAGATCGCGGCGGACGCGACAGAGTGA
- a CDS encoding VOC family protein: MLKIDHFVFACGELEQGRAWMEDALGLPPVGAGKHARMGTHNALWRVGDAYLEVIAIDTSAPGPDRPRWFGLDEASIRERTAVTPQMVTWVAATDNMDASRAAAPEAGPALYFTRDSLHWHLTVPDDGVPPMGGTFPALIEWPEGITSPAQSLPDQGIALTAFTLAGPPSLPQALARIGADHLPTRITESTIPALTISVESPTRGTVTLG; the protein is encoded by the coding sequence ATGCTCAAAATCGATCACTTCGTTTTCGCCTGCGGGGAACTGGAACAGGGCCGTGCATGGATGGAAGATGCGCTCGGTCTGCCGCCCGTTGGGGCTGGAAAACACGCGCGGATGGGCACGCACAATGCACTCTGGCGCGTTGGCGACGCCTATCTCGAAGTCATCGCCATAGACACATCGGCGCCCGGACCGGATCGCCCGCGCTGGTTCGGCCTTGACGAGGCCTCCATCCGGGAGCGGACCGCCGTCACGCCCCAAATGGTCACCTGGGTCGCCGCCACCGACAACATGGATGCCAGTCGGGCGGCCGCGCCCGAAGCCGGTCCAGCCCTCTATTTCACCCGCGACAGCCTCCACTGGCATCTTACCGTGCCAGACGACGGGGTTCCTCCCATGGGTGGAACTTTCCCTGCACTGATCGAATGGCCCGAAGGCATCACCTCTCCGGCGCAATCTCTGCCCGATCAGGGCATTGCCCTCACCGCATTCACTCTTGCAGGTCCGCCCAGCCTGCCGCAGGCTCTCGCTCGCATCGGCGCCGATCACCTACCGACGCGGATCACTGAGAGCACGATACCGGCCCTTACCATTTCCGTTGAGAGCCCCACACGGGGAACGGTCACGCTCGGTTGA
- a CDS encoding DMT family transporter gives MAMSAATESSDTNNLRGATFMVFSMAGFCFNDALIKAFAPDIGLFAAIFWRGVIASLLIGVLAARQGVLTWRPQGGDRLALVLRASGEIVGTFLFLTALLHMPLANATAIMQSLPLVVTLGAALFLGEPTGWRRYLAAVIGFCGVLLIIRPGTDGFTGYALLALVAVFAVTLRDLATRTFTAAAPTFFIAFFASIMLTIAAGIAMLFVESSLPTPGAALGLAGSALALTTGYIFGIQAMRTGEVGFVSPFRYSVLVWALLLGIFVFGERPDAFTLIGSAIIVGTGLFTFARERALRRKPPVDRHLR, from the coding sequence ATGGCCATGTCTGCTGCCACCGAATCCTCCGATACAAACAACCTGCGCGGCGCCACTTTCATGGTGTTCTCGATGGCAGGTTTCTGTTTCAACGACGCACTGATCAAGGCTTTCGCGCCTGATATCGGGCTGTTCGCGGCGATCTTCTGGCGTGGCGTCATCGCCTCTCTATTGATAGGCGTACTGGCGGCACGCCAGGGCGTTCTTACATGGAGACCGCAGGGCGGCGACCGGCTGGCACTCGTATTGCGCGCATCAGGAGAGATCGTCGGCACGTTCCTATTTCTCACCGCGCTTCTGCACATGCCCCTCGCCAATGCGACGGCAATCATGCAGTCGCTACCGCTTGTCGTCACCCTCGGTGCGGCCCTATTTCTGGGAGAGCCGACCGGTTGGCGACGCTATCTTGCAGCGGTCATCGGTTTTTGCGGAGTCCTTCTGATCATCCGCCCCGGAACCGATGGCTTCACCGGCTACGCGCTGCTGGCGCTCGTCGCCGTTTTTGCCGTCACGCTGCGTGATCTGGCGACGCGAACATTTACCGCCGCGGCCCCCACGTTCTTCATCGCCTTCTTTGCCTCGATTATGCTGACGATTGCCGCGGGCATTGCCATGCTGTTCGTCGAATCCAGCTTACCTACTCCCGGCGCGGCCCTAGGCTTGGCGGGATCGGCTTTGGCACTAACGACAGGCTACATCTTCGGCATTCAGGCAATGCGCACCGGCGAAGTCGGCTTTGTTTCGCCGTTCCGTTATTCCGTTCTCGTCTGGGCACTGCTGCTAGGCATTTTCGTCTTCGGAGAGCGCCCCGACGCCTTCACTCTCATCGGATCGGCGATCATCGTCGGCACTGGTCTCTTCACCTTCGCGCGGGAGCGGGCACTCCGCCGCAAGCCGCCGGTGGACAGACATCTTCGCTGA
- a CDS encoding acyl-CoA thioesterase encodes MYPIIRTALEMRAARKAPPLPLDGTHVTRVTCLPWDLDYFMELNNGRTLTLMDLGRTGLAIRTGIISALKKHGWGFTMAGVSVRYRRRVVLWDRLELHTTFLGHDDRFVYSLQSFRRGGETTSSSLGRAALVGKSGIVPPTELTTALGQPGWNRPLPDWVQSWIAADHSRPWPPEH; translated from the coding sequence ATGTATCCAATCATCCGTACTGCCCTCGAAATGCGCGCGGCCCGCAAGGCACCACCCCTGCCGCTTGACGGCACCCATGTCACACGCGTCACCTGCTTGCCGTGGGACCTCGACTACTTCATGGAACTCAACAACGGCAGGACCCTCACGCTGATGGATCTCGGCCGTACCGGTCTCGCCATCCGCACCGGAATCATTTCCGCGCTCAAGAAGCACGGTTGGGGTTTCACAATGGCCGGTGTCTCCGTCCGTTACCGCCGTAGGGTAGTTCTCTGGGATAGGCTGGAACTGCACACAACATTCCTCGGCCACGATGATCGCTTCGTTTATTCACTCCAGAGTTTCAGACGCGGCGGTGAGACAACCAGTTCCTCGCTCGGCCGCGCGGCCCTCGTGGGCAAATCTGGTATTGTTCCTCCCACCGAACTGACCACAGCCCTCGGCCAGCCGGGTTGGAACAGGCCTCTGCCGGACTGGGTTCAGTCGTGGATCGCTGCCGACCATTCACGTCCGTGGCCGCCTGAGCACTGA
- a CDS encoding DUF2125 domain-containing protein has translation MRKLFFLVILLAAGWAAYWFVGSTAQRAALESWFAQQRQAGWVAEYEDLSVAGFPNRFDSRFTGLDLADPGTGWAWEAPHFNILALSYQPNKVITVFPPEQVVRTPVETLTVVSQDLRASVHLEPNTLLGLKEAILAIDGLGITSDSGWATAISSGQLSVRRSPEGNAPDFSYDVALDAADFRLPEPLRKAIDPAGLYPVAVTPIYLRMTPVYDAPWDRLAAEGATPALTALNIQNLSVTWGELEMQMRGSLDIDTLGRPEGSLNLVARNWPDMLQLAVTADLISADLSRTLERGLSILAQTTGETSTLDLPLRFEGGFVKLGPVPIGRAPVLVYRP, from the coding sequence ATGCGCAAACTGTTCTTCCTCGTGATCCTGCTGGCCGCCGGCTGGGCCGCCTACTGGTTCGTGGGGTCAACAGCCCAGAGGGCGGCGCTGGAGAGTTGGTTCGCGCAGCAGCGGCAGGCTGGATGGGTGGCGGAGTACGAGGATTTGAGCGTCGCAGGGTTCCCCAACCGCTTCGACAGCCGGTTTACCGGCCTCGATCTGGCCGACCCGGGCACCGGCTGGGCGTGGGAAGCACCGCATTTCAACATTCTGGCATTGAGCTACCAGCCCAACAAGGTCATCACGGTTTTTCCGCCCGAGCAGGTCGTGCGGACACCCGTCGAGACTCTGACTGTGGTCAGCCAGGATCTGCGGGCCAGCGTGCATCTGGAACCCAACACGCTGCTGGGATTGAAAGAGGCGATACTGGCGATAGACGGTCTTGGCATAACGTCCGATTCCGGCTGGGCAACCGCCATCAGCAGCGGCCAGTTGTCGGTGCGGCGAAGCCCGGAGGGCAATGCGCCGGATTTCAGCTATGATGTCGCGCTCGATGCCGCCGATTTCCGCCTGCCGGAGCCGCTGCGCAAGGCCATCGACCCGGCGGGCCTTTACCCCGTAGCTGTGACGCCCATCTACCTGCGTATGACGCCCGTCTATGACGCGCCGTGGGACAGACTGGCGGCGGAGGGAGCGACGCCGGCACTGACGGCACTCAATATCCAGAACCTTTCCGTGACATGGGGCGAGTTGGAGATGCAGATGCGCGGCAGCCTCGACATCGACACACTTGGGCGCCCGGAAGGTTCGCTGAACCTTGTGGCGCGAAACTGGCCGGACATGCTGCAACTGGCGGTGACGGCCGACCTGATCAGTGCTGATCTGTCGCGGACGCTTGAGAGGGGGCTCTCGATTCTGGCGCAGACAACAGGTGAAACAAGTACACTGGACCTTCCGTTGCGCTTTGAAGGCGGCTTCGTGAAGCTGGGTCCGGTGCCTATCGGCCGGGCGCCGGTACTTGTCTACAGGCCCTGA
- a CDS encoding gamma-glutamylcyclotransferase: MDLADGFWVFGYGSLIWNPGFEPDESVLATLSGYHRSFCMASIVYRGTPEDPGLVLALDRQDSGTCEGLAYHVPAATAEEVLAYLRERELVSSAYKESVETLELADGREVQALCYVMDREHDQYRGHLTLADQAEIIARAAGPAGSNRDYLLNTVQSLSRLGLKDAELNWLADEIGRTT; encoded by the coding sequence ATGGATTTGGCGGATGGCTTCTGGGTTTTCGGCTACGGCTCCCTTATCTGGAACCCGGGTTTCGAACCGGACGAATCCGTCCTCGCTACCCTGTCAGGCTACCATCGGTCCTTTTGCATGGCCTCAATCGTCTACCGCGGTACGCCAGAGGATCCCGGCCTCGTCTTGGCGCTGGACCGGCAGGACAGCGGCACCTGTGAGGGACTCGCATATCACGTACCGGCCGCAACAGCCGAGGAAGTGCTGGCCTATCTGCGTGAGCGGGAACTCGTATCCTCTGCCTACAAGGAGTCGGTGGAGACGCTGGAACTTGCCGATGGCCGGGAGGTGCAGGCGCTGTGCTATGTTATGGACCGCGAGCACGACCAATATCGCGGCCACCTGACCCTCGCCGATCAGGCAGAAATCATCGCCCGCGCAGCTGGCCCTGCCGGCAGCAACCGTGACTACCTTCTGAACACGGTCCAGAGTCTTTCCCGCCTGGGGCTCAAGGATGCCGAATTGAACTGGCTGGCGGATGAAATCGGGCGTACCACCTGA
- a CDS encoding sensor histidine kinase — MKAKQHADHRERLSALYSYEVLDTDPEDEFDDIVKLAAAHCGVPIALISFVEEERQWFKAETGLGICETPIENSICAHALLEDDFLEIEDTLADERTVANSLCTPENGLRFYAGCLLRSADGLPLGTLCVLDYKPRRLTPLQRDTMRVLARQVMSQLEMRKALTAADILRKEVDHRVKNSLQSLSSFARLQSRAYKSREAKTALSTVLARIDAMTRLHEQLYMNDDHMHVDLGSYIRTICDQLADMAPRGVTLEIATESASVNSQQAAAVGTFLNEFVTNSFKHGFPGQRPGRVKVHLARQPEGTLRLVCSDNGVGMSEGATDNKAGLGMKIAEIISLELDCEHDLRSSDDGVVSTLVFRPSRLDNAAANAARPNGHTTNLEIKIEPTAAIRKLAASEAVGEAR, encoded by the coding sequence GTGAAGGCAAAACAACACGCGGACCACCGCGAACGCCTCTCGGCCCTCTACAGTTACGAGGTGCTGGATACCGACCCGGAAGACGAGTTTGACGATATCGTCAAACTCGCGGCTGCCCATTGTGGTGTACCGATAGCCCTGATCTCCTTCGTGGAAGAGGAACGCCAGTGGTTCAAGGCGGAAACCGGTCTTGGCATCTGCGAGACCCCGATCGAGAACTCCATTTGCGCCCACGCCCTGCTCGAAGACGATTTTCTGGAAATCGAGGATACGCTGGCAGATGAGCGCACCGTCGCCAACAGCCTCTGCACGCCGGAAAACGGCCTGCGATTCTACGCCGGATGCCTTCTCCGCTCCGCCGACGGCCTGCCCCTCGGCACCCTCTGCGTGCTGGATTACAAGCCCCGCCGCCTGACACCTCTGCAACGCGATACCATGCGCGTGCTCGCCCGCCAGGTGATGTCGCAACTGGAAATGCGCAAAGCGCTTACAGCGGCTGATATCCTCCGCAAGGAAGTGGATCACCGCGTCAAGAACTCCCTCCAGTCGCTCTCCTCCTTCGCGCGCCTGCAAAGCCGCGCCTACAAGTCGAGGGAAGCAAAGACAGCCCTTTCCACCGTACTGGCCCGTATCGACGCCATGACCCGCTTGCATGAGCAACTCTACATGAACGACGACCACATGCATGTGGACCTTGGCAGCTACATCCGGACGATCTGCGACCAACTCGCAGATATGGCACCGCGCGGGGTCACCTTGGAAATCGCGACGGAATCCGCCTCCGTCAATTCCCAGCAGGCAGCCGCAGTCGGCACATTCCTCAACGAATTTGTCACCAACTCCTTCAAGCACGGCTTTCCGGGCCAGCGCCCAGGCCGGGTGAAGGTTCACCTTGCGCGCCAGCCCGAAGGCACCCTGCGACTCGTATGCTCGGACAACGGCGTGGGCATGTCGGAAGGTGCCACCGACAACAAGGCCGGCCTCGGCATGAAAATCGCGGAAATCATCAGCCTCGAACTCGATTGCGAGCATGATCTGCGAAGCAGCGATGACGGCGTTGTCAGCACTCTGGTCTTCCGCCCCTCACGTCTGGACAATGCGGCAGCAAATGCTGCTCGCCCCAATGGCCACACGACCAACTTGGAAATCAAAATTGAACCGACGGCGGCCATTCGCAAACTGGCAGCGTCCGAGGCAGTCGGCGAAGCACGCTGA
- a CDS encoding DUF305 domain-containing protein yields MAEKNETKGMAGYGRFAAMIITSTVVMYGLMYLNTYALDHVFFSQTRLWMALYMGSVMTIIMLAFMLNMYGNRRVNVAIFGGVAIAFVIFLTLVRSQATVGDLAWMKAMIPHHSIAVLTSERAELSDPRVRALADAILETQLQEIDEMKRYIADIEANGDAPPGTPRDTSD; encoded by the coding sequence ATGGCAGAAAAGAACGAAACCAAAGGCATGGCCGGTTACGGCCGTTTTGCGGCGATGATCATCACGTCGACCGTGGTGATGTACGGGCTGATGTACCTGAACACCTATGCGCTGGATCACGTATTCTTTTCGCAGACGCGATTGTGGATGGCGCTGTACATGGGATCGGTGATGACGATCATCATGCTTGCATTCATGCTGAACATGTACGGAAACCGGCGGGTAAATGTGGCGATCTTCGGCGGGGTTGCCATCGCCTTCGTGATCTTCCTCACACTGGTGCGTAGTCAGGCGACGGTGGGAGACCTGGCATGGATGAAGGCGATGATCCCACACCATTCGATCGCGGTGCTGACGAGCGAGCGTGCCGAATTGTCGGACCCGAGAGTAAGAGCTCTCGCCGATGCCATCCTGGAGACACAGCTTCAGGAAATCGACGAGATGAAACGCTATATAGCCGACATCGAGGCCAATGGCGACGCACCGCCGGGAACGCCGCGCGACACGAGCGACTGA
- a CDS encoding YggT family protein, producing MGSLMQILLLVLDVVWFFVLAQVIMSWLVQFEVLNLRQPIVYQIWSGLQRILEPIYAPIRRILPPMGGLDFTPLVVILVIAALRIIIRNNIYAF from the coding sequence GTGGGCTCTTTGATGCAAATTCTGCTGCTCGTTCTTGATGTGGTCTGGTTCTTCGTGCTGGCTCAAGTGATCATGAGTTGGCTGGTACAGTTCGAGGTGCTGAACCTGCGGCAACCGATCGTCTACCAGATCTGGTCCGGCTTGCAGCGGATCCTAGAGCCCATCTATGCTCCGATCCGCCGGATTCTTCCGCCGATGGGGGGGCTGGATTTCACGCCTCTGGTGGTGATCCTCGTCATCGCGGCGCTGCGGATCATTATTCGCAACAACATATACGCCTTCTGA
- a CDS encoding argininosuccinate synthase: MSKPSPKKVVLAYSGGLDTSIILKWLQTEYGCEVVTFTADLGQGEELEPARKKAELLGIPAENIYIEDVREEFVRDFVFPMFRANAVYEGLYLLGTSIARPLISKRLVEIAAETGADAVAHGATGKGNDQVRFELSAYALNPDIKVIAPWREWDLTSRTKLLEFAEAHQIPIAKNKRNEAPFSVDANLLHTSSEGLVLEDPSQEAPEYVVQRTTPPEKAPDTPEYIEVTFEKGDAAAINGEALSPAMLLTKLNEYGSKHGIGILDLVEGRFVGMKSRGIYETPGGTILLAAHRGIESITLDRGAAHLKDELMPRYAELIYNGFWFSPEREMLQAAIDKSQEHVSGTVRLKLYKGSATVVGRWSEQTLYSEKHVTFEDDAGAYDQKDAAGFIKINALRLKLLAARNRR; the protein is encoded by the coding sequence ATGTCCAAGCCCAGCCCGAAAAAAGTCGTCCTCGCCTATTCCGGCGGCCTCGACACCTCGATCATCCTGAAATGGCTCCAGACGGAATACGGCTGCGAGGTCGTCACCTTTACCGCCGATCTCGGCCAGGGCGAGGAACTGGAGCCCGCGCGCAAGAAGGCAGAACTGCTCGGCATCCCGGCCGAGAACATCTACATCGAGGATGTGCGCGAGGAATTCGTCCGCGATTTCGTCTTCCCGATGTTCCGCGCCAATGCCGTCTACGAAGGTCTTTACCTGCTCGGCACCTCCATCGCCCGCCCGCTCATCTCCAAGCGGCTGGTCGAGATCGCGGCCGAGACCGGCGCCGATGCCGTCGCCCACGGGGCCACCGGCAAGGGTAACGATCAGGTGCGGTTCGAGCTTTCGGCCTACGCCCTCAACCCCGACATCAAGGTCATCGCGCCCTGGCGCGAATGGGATCTGACCTCGCGCACCAAGCTTCTGGAATTCGCCGAGGCGCACCAGATCCCCATCGCCAAGAACAAGCGCAATGAGGCCCCCTTCTCCGTCGATGCCAACCTCCTGCACACCTCCTCCGAAGGGCTGGTGCTGGAGGATCCGTCGCAGGAAGCGCCCGAATACGTCGTCCAGCGCACCACCCCGCCGGAAAAGGCGCCCGACACGCCCGAATACATCGAAGTCACCTTCGAGAAGGGCGATGCCGCCGCCATCAACGGAGAGGCGCTCTCTCCCGCAATGCTGCTGACGAAACTGAATGAATACGGCAGCAAGCACGGCATCGGCATCCTCGATCTCGTCGAGGGCCGCTTCGTCGGCATGAAATCCCGCGGCATCTACGAGACACCGGGCGGCACGATCCTGCTCGCCGCCCACCGCGGCATCGAATCGATCACGCTCGACCGCGGCGCGGCCCACCTGAAAGACGAACTCATGCCGCGCTACGCCGAACTCATCTACAACGGCTTCTGGTTCAGCCCCGAGCGCGAGATGCTGCAAGCCGCGATAGACAAGAGCCAGGAGCACGTCTCCGGCACCGTCCGGCTAAAGCTCTACAAGGGCAGCGCCACGGTCGTCGGTCGCTGGTCCGAGCAGACGCTCTATTCCGAGAAGCACGTCACCTTCGAGGATGACGCTGGCGCCTACGACCAGAAGGACGCGGCAGGCTTCATCAAGATCAACGCCCTGCGCCTCAAACTTCTGGCCGCCCGCAACCGGCGCTGA